From Paraflavitalea devenefica, the proteins below share one genomic window:
- a CDS encoding glycosyltransferase family 9 protein: MVNEKETAPQKLILENYQSPGDIVMLTAAVRDLHLLYPGRYLTDVRTSSPGLWEQNPFITPLEESDPDVRCIPMNYPLIHQSNTLPYHFIHGFIQYLNFQLGTAIYPTAFKGDIHLSEQEMSWISQVQEITGNDKPFWVIVSGGKYDFTCKWWDASRCQQVVDHFLGRIQFVQVGELVHNHPPLNNVIDLRGKTDLRQLVRLVYHSAGIVCPVTLLMHLAAAVPMNNGSPRLRPCVVIAGGREPVQWEAYPGHQFLHTIGALPCCATGGCWRSRVLPLGDGDEKDAPDQLCMHPVGFLPKCMDMISVEEVVQKINLYLDNKY; encoded by the coding sequence ATGGTAAACGAAAAAGAAACAGCGCCGCAGAAACTCATCCTTGAGAATTATCAATCTCCAGGTGATATTGTGATGCTCACGGCTGCGGTGAGGGACCTTCACCTGCTGTATCCCGGCCGTTACCTTACCGACGTAAGGACCAGCAGTCCGGGATTGTGGGAGCAAAATCCTTTCATCACCCCGCTTGAGGAGAGCGACCCGGACGTACGCTGTATTCCAATGAATTACCCGCTTATCCACCAGAGCAATACTTTACCGTACCATTTCATTCACGGGTTTATCCAATACCTGAACTTCCAGTTGGGAACTGCCATTTATCCTACTGCTTTTAAAGGTGATATTCATTTGTCGGAACAGGAAATGAGCTGGATATCACAGGTGCAGGAGATCACCGGGAACGATAAGCCTTTCTGGGTCATCGTATCAGGCGGCAAGTATGATTTTACCTGTAAGTGGTGGGATGCCAGCCGTTGCCAGCAAGTGGTAGACCATTTCCTGGGAAGGATACAGTTTGTACAGGTGGGTGAGCTGGTGCACAATCATCCTCCGCTGAACAACGTGATTGATCTGCGGGGCAAGACGGACCTGCGGCAGCTTGTACGCCTTGTATATCATAGCGCCGGGATCGTATGTCCTGTTACCTTATTAATGCACCTGGCGGCTGCTGTGCCCATGAATAACGGGTCGCCGCGTTTACGTCCATGTGTAGTTATTGCCGGTGGCAGGGAACCTGTTCAGTGGGAAGCTTATCCCGGGCATCAGTTCCTGCATACCATCGGCGCCTTGCCCTGCTGCGCTACCGGCGGATGCTGGCGTTCGCGCGTATTGCCGCTGGGCGATGGGGATGAGAAAGATGCGCCGGACCAGTTGTGCATGCATCCCGTAGGCTTTCTACCCAAATGCATGGATATGATCTCCGTGGAAGAGGTGGTGCAAAAGATCAATCTTTACCTTGACAATAAGTATTAA
- a CDS encoding chymotrypsin family serine protease gives MEKSRQEIIEITEKLLAMLPEVQDELRQRYPNVSSVEVGIKRRGGELTDVICFRVIVKKKVSEGDLAPQDVIPKEIRGVPTDVLIEYPDMNCDDTSGYDLLTGGIQIDIGIGNGTLGCFVTRDAEPAGSKKIYLLSNHHVIIGENGAVGTRVGQPSSPSGSNCCLCYDIATVFCGEVGSVGGTATTVGTVVTAPGSPNAIDAAIAKLLGQDATDPKTVHFANSIEEIGPVFGSSSPLVLHDRVRKRGRTTGLTFGQIEAVGVTSNPLKDSNNPSAGTTPYLNCTFLITPLAESPLMANGGDSGSVVVNSRNQVVGLIFAVPTTAGPEGTSIANGNAKAFPIQTVLTRLGISVLSSGTANSIPLSGIAEEKIKPLRAGSYIHAFERQLNTIPEGPVFMQMLLDHRNEVMDLINDNREVKVAWHRFNGPEYIGHILKNSAYPQHPVPPAINGYSLQNLLIKMSEVLERHGSRRLAKAVDDYSAFAFNFAHQYKGIDTLKDALSNFPVCPKCGKPFHLNTHAD, from the coding sequence ATGGAAAAGTCAAGGCAAGAGATTATTGAAATAACGGAGAAGCTGCTGGCCATGCTGCCTGAGGTGCAGGATGAACTGCGGCAAAGGTATCCGAATGTTTCAAGCGTTGAAGTTGGTATTAAACGCAGGGGCGGTGAGCTGACCGATGTGATCTGCTTCCGGGTAATTGTAAAAAAGAAAGTCAGCGAGGGTGATCTGGCCCCGCAGGATGTGATCCCCAAAGAAATAAGAGGCGTGCCTACGGATGTATTGATCGAATACCCGGATATGAATTGTGACGACACGAGCGGTTATGATCTGTTAACAGGGGGAATCCAGATCGATATTGGGATCGGAAACGGGACATTAGGATGTTTTGTGACCAGGGATGCCGAGCCTGCCGGAAGTAAGAAGATTTACCTGCTTTCTAATCACCATGTCATCATAGGTGAAAATGGAGCAGTAGGAACACGGGTGGGACAACCTTCTTCTCCCAGTGGGTCCAACTGCTGCTTATGCTACGATATTGCTACTGTGTTTTGTGGAGAGGTAGGATCTGTTGGGGGGACGGCCACTACTGTAGGTACAGTGGTTACGGCTCCGGGATCTCCCAATGCCATTGATGCTGCTATTGCCAAACTGCTGGGACAGGATGCTACAGATCCGAAAACGGTTCACTTTGCCAATTCCATTGAAGAAATAGGGCCAGTATTCGGTTCTTCATCTCCTTTGGTATTACACGACCGGGTGAGAAAGCGGGGTAGAACAACCGGACTTACCTTTGGGCAAATTGAAGCTGTAGGTGTAACGTCCAACCCATTGAAAGATTCCAATAATCCGTCTGCAGGAACTACCCCTTACTTAAATTGTACCTTTTTGATCACGCCGCTTGCTGAAAGCCCGTTAATGGCCAACGGTGGTGATTCCGGATCAGTGGTTGTTAACAGCAGGAACCAGGTAGTGGGACTTATTTTTGCCGTGCCTACTACAGCAGGACCTGAGGGCACCAGTATTGCCAATGGTAATGCAAAAGCCTTTCCGATCCAGACTGTCCTAACCAGGCTAGGCATCTCTGTGCTCAGCAGTGGTACCGCCAATTCTATACCGCTTAGTGGTATCGCGGAGGAAAAAATAAAACCCCTTCGTGCAGGAAGCTACATTCACGCATTTGAAAGGCAATTGAATACTATACCCGAAGGCCCTGTTTTTATGCAAATGCTACTGGACCATCGCAACGAAGTCATGGACCTCATCAATGATAACCGGGAAGTGAAAGTGGCCTGGCACCGCTTCAATGGCCCGGAATACATCGGGCACATCCTTAAAAACTCCGCTTACCCGCAACATCCCGTTCCCCCTGCCATCAATGGTTATTCCCTGCAAAACCTGCTCATTAAAATGAGTGAGGTACTGGAACGCCATGGCAGCCGGAGGCTGGCAAAAGCAGTAGATGATTACAGCGCCTTTGCGTTCAATTTTGCACATCAATACAAAGGGATAGATACCCTGAAAGATGCGTTGAGCAATTTCCCGGTCTGTCCCAAATGTGGTAAACCTTTTCATTTGAATACTCATGCCGACTAA
- a CDS encoding TolC family protein has translation MKKTIIFLTLLTGFVPALVYAQDTLLQHLPPTWTLENSIAYAKQNNITVNTQKLNTRLATEDLSQSKAAKLPSLSGSVSQSMVNSSNADPVVGGFQTQANFSSNYSLSSSFVLYNGNYIKNDVKAKELSLKAANLNVQQTENDITLSITQAFLNILLAKENIVYMEEVLATSREQLKQGQQQFDAGNLSRKELLQFESQVATDEYNLVNANNTYRQNNLTLKQLLLLPSTYNFEVTVPANLNVPADTQPLAQAQEAAQQKRPEIQNGQVAVQLAQVNLAKTKAGALPTISLGASLSTGYSDNRDVTYLKQLNTNFYQSVGINMSIPIYNKRVNKTNIAKSQILIDQAKLALLDTKNTLNQQVEQVYINWQNAIAQYTAANTQLKASEETYNITNEQLKYGSINMVELLQQKNTYVQATQSFIQAKYSSILYNKIYDFYAGVPVTLN, from the coding sequence ATGAAAAAGACAATCATTTTTTTAACACTACTGACAGGCTTTGTTCCTGCACTGGTATACGCACAGGATACCTTACTGCAACACCTCCCGCCCACCTGGACGCTGGAGAACAGTATTGCTTATGCTAAACAAAACAATATCACGGTTAATACGCAAAAGCTCAATACCCGCCTGGCAACGGAAGACCTGTCACAATCAAAAGCAGCCAAATTACCCAGCCTGTCGGGATCTGTTTCCCAATCCATGGTGAACAGTTCGAATGCCGACCCGGTAGTAGGCGGTTTTCAAACACAGGCCAATTTCAGCAGCAACTATTCGCTCAGTTCCTCCTTTGTACTGTACAATGGCAATTACATTAAAAATGATGTGAAGGCAAAAGAGCTGTCGTTAAAAGCAGCCAACCTGAACGTACAGCAAACGGAGAATGATATTACCCTGAGCATCACACAGGCCTTTTTAAACATATTACTGGCCAAAGAGAATATTGTATATATGGAAGAAGTACTGGCTACTTCCCGCGAGCAACTAAAGCAGGGACAACAGCAGTTCGACGCCGGTAACCTCTCCCGCAAGGAATTACTGCAGTTTGAATCGCAGGTGGCCACCGATGAGTACAACCTGGTGAATGCCAACAATACCTACCGGCAGAATAACCTCACGCTGAAACAACTGTTGTTGCTGCCTTCCACTTATAATTTTGAAGTTACCGTACCTGCCAACCTTAATGTACCTGCCGATACCCAGCCGCTGGCGCAGGCACAGGAAGCAGCGCAACAAAAAAGACCGGAGATACAGAACGGACAAGTGGCTGTTCAACTGGCGCAGGTAAACCTGGCCAAAACAAAAGCAGGCGCCCTGCCTACGATCAGTTTAGGTGCTTCCTTATCTACCGGCTATTCCGACAACCGGGATGTTACTTACCTGAAACAATTGAATACTAACTTTTATCAGTCAGTAGGTATTAACATGAGCATTCCTATCTACAACAAGCGGGTAAACAAAACCAATATTGCCAAATCGCAAATATTGATAGACCAGGCAAAGCTGGCCCTGCTGGATACCAAAAATACCCTGAACCAACAGGTAGAACAGGTTTATATCAACTGGCAGAATGCCATCGCCCAGTACACAGCCGCCAACACACAATTAAAAGCAAGCGAGGAAACTTACAATATCACCAACGAGCAGTTAAAGTATGGCTCTATCAACATGGTGGAATTATTACAGCAGAAAAATACCTACGTACAGGCCACCCAGTCTTTTATACAGGCCAAGTACAGCAGCATCCTGTACAATAAGATCTATGATTTCTATGCAGGGGTGCCTGTAACATTAAACTAA
- a CDS encoding DUF6603 domain-containing protein — protein MPTNQTPGTLEVVSMELVKVFDPLRARIDQGKILLLLAELGVDFPDELENNTAFNNAIASISTKIYQLPPLIANLITAINAENWNTVGTLSVDLAQKIATIIDDCITIKGALDQFTATMGGPSQAAIQDFLEDFVSNLLQYLLVNYLETASPILTAGFEFFGIVEREDATTINATGPGTPFIRKRLHLNNIAAFFKDPGALVESLYGWGTPGFDGHSLLQKLQKIALSLGLPAVLTEAPLELDIFFFKIKPDTTIDPKGVQFLISESFRLDGGYTLSNPNFILAFTAGAVLPIEFGLTLQPGMKLGIVPFSNPAPITGTLGADFSIPGTAGAGQPFIALGSAGGSRFQFERFSIRGNVGLSWDAGKASGRFGIEGELEKGKIVIKPSNPDGFLAKILPADGFIIDLDLLMGYDSGRGFYFEGSGGLEIQIPLHLQIGPILIESLTLTIKAGNAGIPIGIGADIGVTLGPFVAVVQGMGLLANFTFPPDNSGNLGFMDVGIGFKPPTGIGLSLDAGVVKGGGFLSFDFDRGRYTGIAQLSIQNVVNVVAIAIITTKNPDGTPGFSMLLLITAEFTPIQLSFGFTLNGVGGLIGVNRTMVLQALRDGVRNNTIDNIMFPSDPIANATQIISALETIFPQQQNRFTFGLMGIIGWGTPTLISLEIGLMLEVPNPIRLAILGVIKMVLPTEEAAILQLKVAFVGTIDFEAKYITFDASIFDSRLLTFTLEGDMALRIKWGDNSNFLFTLGGFHPDYTPPPLDLPQLRRLSITLFAGNPRLIVTTYFAVTSNTVQFGAGIDFNFEVGPCRVTGWLHFDALFQFNPFYFRITLSAGLTVYAFGGELMSIGFDGSLEGTNPWRITGRVKIKIIFIININVSVETTWGEEANTTIPDVDVLPKLKEALNNKANWITPLEDGSVTADSMVTLREITNTDDSVIAHPDKSLSVSQKIVPLDVEINLFGTAKPADYTKFSIEIEDMTESSLKEEFAPAQFFKITETEKLSRPSFEKYNSGVSATGANTLTSDFFRERDVEFEEIIIDDLDLPKLVLPKSIFDKRRFNSFIRNGSAANSRFGSKAKMQSPLSPPKVKVPGKQYSVVHTDDLAVVGGMKADSITEANILIQQAIKQDPSLEGKLDVIPSY, from the coding sequence ATGCCGACTAATCAAACACCAGGAACGCTGGAAGTTGTTTCGATGGAGCTGGTCAAGGTCTTTGATCCGCTGCGGGCAAGGATTGACCAGGGGAAAATATTGTTGCTGCTGGCCGAACTGGGCGTTGATTTCCCGGATGAGCTGGAAAATAATACGGCCTTCAACAATGCCATTGCAAGTATATCCACTAAGATATACCAGCTTCCGCCATTAATAGCGAACCTTATCACTGCTATTAACGCAGAGAACTGGAACACAGTAGGCACTTTGTCGGTTGACCTGGCCCAGAAGATTGCCACCATTATTGATGATTGTATTACCATTAAAGGAGCGCTTGATCAGTTCACCGCCACCATGGGAGGGCCAAGCCAGGCGGCTATACAGGATTTCCTGGAAGATTTTGTCAGCAACCTGCTGCAATACCTGCTGGTGAATTACCTCGAAACTGCCAGTCCCATATTAACGGCCGGCTTTGAGTTTTTCGGTATTGTGGAAAGGGAGGATGCTACTACCATCAATGCTACCGGTCCCGGTACACCGTTTATCCGCAAAAGACTTCATCTAAACAATATCGCTGCTTTTTTCAAAGATCCCGGCGCGCTGGTGGAATCATTGTATGGCTGGGGCACACCCGGTTTCGATGGGCATTCCTTGTTACAAAAGCTGCAGAAGATTGCGTTGAGTCTGGGGCTTCCTGCTGTATTAACAGAGGCGCCGCTTGAGCTGGACATTTTCTTTTTTAAGATCAAACCCGATACCACGATAGATCCTAAGGGCGTCCAGTTCCTTATTTCTGAATCATTCCGGCTTGACGGAGGTTATACGCTGAGTAATCCCAATTTTATACTGGCCTTCACAGCAGGTGCTGTATTGCCCATAGAGTTTGGTCTTACGTTGCAGCCCGGTATGAAACTGGGCATCGTTCCGTTCAGTAATCCTGCTCCCATTACCGGCACCCTGGGCGCTGATTTCTCTATTCCCGGAACTGCCGGGGCCGGACAACCGTTTATTGCACTGGGCAGTGCAGGCGGCAGCCGCTTTCAGTTTGAAAGATTCTCCATACGGGGAAATGTAGGCCTTTCCTGGGATGCCGGTAAAGCATCCGGAAGGTTTGGTATAGAAGGTGAGCTGGAAAAAGGGAAGATCGTTATCAAGCCTTCCAATCCCGATGGCTTCCTGGCCAAAATACTGCCGGCCGATGGTTTTATTATTGACCTGGACCTGCTGATGGGATACGACAGCGGCCGTGGCTTCTATTTCGAAGGCTCGGGCGGACTGGAAATTCAAATACCCCTGCACCTGCAGATCGGCCCCATTTTAATTGAAAGTCTAACCCTCACTATAAAAGCCGGTAATGCCGGTATACCTATTGGCATTGGTGCTGATATCGGCGTAACACTCGGACCTTTTGTTGCCGTGGTGCAAGGTATGGGCCTGCTGGCCAATTTTACCTTCCCGCCCGATAACTCCGGAAACCTTGGTTTCATGGATGTGGGTATCGGTTTCAAGCCGCCTACAGGCATCGGGCTTTCCCTCGATGCAGGCGTTGTAAAAGGCGGCGGTTTCCTGAGCTTCGACTTCGACAGGGGCAGGTATACCGGTATAGCACAGTTGTCTATCCAGAATGTGGTGAATGTAGTAGCTATTGCCATCATCACCACCAAGAATCCGGATGGCACACCCGGCTTTTCCATGCTGCTGCTCATCACTGCTGAGTTTACCCCCATTCAACTGAGCTTTGGCTTTACCCTGAATGGGGTGGGCGGGCTCATCGGCGTAAACAGAACGATGGTATTGCAGGCATTGCGCGATGGGGTCAGGAACAATACCATTGACAATATCATGTTCCCTTCGGACCCGATTGCCAATGCTACCCAGATCATCTCTGCCCTGGAAACCATTTTCCCGCAACAGCAGAACCGGTTCACCTTTGGCCTGATGGGTATTATCGGCTGGGGTACACCCACGCTGATCTCGCTGGAGATCGGCTTGATGCTGGAAGTGCCCAACCCCATCCGGCTGGCTATCCTCGGCGTTATAAAAATGGTGTTGCCTACGGAAGAGGCCGCCATCCTGCAACTGAAAGTAGCCTTTGTGGGTACTATTGACTTTGAAGCCAAGTACATTACTTTCGACGCGAGCATTTTCGATTCAAGGCTGCTGACTTTCACCCTCGAAGGAGATATGGCCCTTCGGATCAAATGGGGCGATAATAGCAACTTCCTGTTTACGCTGGGCGGCTTTCACCCGGATTATACACCACCACCGCTCGATTTGCCGCAATTAAGAAGGTTGTCCATCACCCTCTTTGCCGGTAACCCGCGCCTGATCGTTACCACTTACTTTGCGGTTACCTCCAATACCGTACAGTTTGGAGCAGGCATAGATTTTAATTTTGAAGTAGGGCCCTGCAGGGTGACAGGCTGGCTCCACTTCGATGCGCTCTTCCAGTTCAATCCTTTCTATTTCAGGATCACCCTTTCAGCAGGACTTACGGTGTACGCATTCGGCGGCGAACTGATGAGCATTGGCTTCGATGGCTCTCTCGAAGGCACCAATCCCTGGCGTATTACCGGCAGGGTTAAGATCAAGATCATCTTCATCATCAACATCAATGTCAGCGTTGAGACCACCTGGGGCGAAGAGGCCAATACCACTATCCCCGATGTGGATGTATTACCGAAGCTTAAAGAAGCGCTTAATAATAAAGCCAACTGGATCACCCCGCTCGAAGATGGCAGCGTAACAGCCGATAGCATGGTGACCCTACGGGAGATTACCAATACAGATGACTCCGTGATCGCCCATCCTGATAAGAGCCTGTCGGTTTCCCAAAAGATCGTTCCGCTGGATGTAGAGATCAACCTGTTTGGTACTGCCAAGCCCGCTGATTATACTAAGTTCTCCATCGAGATAGAGGATATGACAGAATCCTCCCTGAAAGAAGAGTTTGCGCCGGCCCAGTTCTTCAAGATCACCGAAACGGAAAAGCTGAGCAGACCTTCTTTTGAAAAATACAACAGCGGTGTGAGCGCTACAGGGGCCAATACGCTGACCTCAGATTTCTTCCGTGAGCGGGATGTGGAGTTTGAAGAGATCATTATAGATGATTTGGACCTGCCGAAGCTGGTGCTGCCGAAAAGCATTTTTGACAAGCGGCGTTTCAATTCCTTTATACGCAACGGATCGGCGGCTAACAGCAGGTTTGGGTCAAAAGCAAAAATGCAATCCCCGCTTTCACCACCTAAGGTAAAGGTGCCGGGCAAGCAATACTCGGTAGTGCATACAGATGATCTGGCAGTAGTGGGTGGCATGAAGGCCGATTCTATTACGGAAGCCAATATATTGATACAACAAGCAATTAAGCAAGACCCCTCACTGGAAGGGAAGCTGGATGTTATTCCATCATACTAA